The Sneathiella limimaris region CGTGACCAAATATATCCCCATCGGCCAATTGCAGGTCGCTTCAGAGTTGGTTGATTTTGTCGATAATAAACTGCTGCCCGGACTTGATCTCACGGCCGAAGGGCTTTGGGCTTCGCTGGAAAAGCTTCTCACCAATTTTGCACCGAGAAATCGGGAATTGCTGATCAAGCGGGATGAGCTACAGGAGAAGTTGGACGAATGGTGCCAGGATCACGTTGGCAAAGCGATTGATTTAGAAGCCTATAAAGCTTTTCTGACAGAGATTGGATACCTGGTGCCGGAAGGACCCGCATTTCAGGTGACAACCGCAAATGTCGATCCGGAAATCGCATCTGTTGCAGGACCGCAGCTGGTTGTGCCTGTGATGAACGCGCGCTACGCACTGAATGCGGCCAACGCGCGTTGGGGTAGCCTTTATGATGCGCTTTATGGAACGGACCTGATCGCGGAAGAGGCCGGCGCCGAAAAAGGCACGTCCTATAATCCGGGCCGGGGTGCAAAAGTGATCGCCCGCGCTTCTGAAATTTTGGATGGCATTGCGCCTTTAAAAAATGGTAGCCATGCGGATGTCAGCGCTTACAGCCTTTCCGGCGCAGGGGACCTTGTGGTGACCTTGAAAGGGGGATCAGAAACTGCCCTTTCAAATGACGATCAGTTCGCCGGGTATCTTGCGGATGGTGACCGGTTGACGTCGGTTCTTCTGAAGAACAACGGTCTGTATCTGGATATCCAAATTGATCCATCCCATCCAGTGGGCAAGGACCATCCAGCTGGGGTCAAGGATGTGTTGATGGAATCAGCGCTTTCCACCATTCAGGACTGCGAAGACTCTGTTGCGGCAGTGGATGCAGAAGATAAAGCCCTTGTTTACAGTAACTGGCTGGGACTGATGAAAGGGGACCTTGCAGACAGTTTTGAGAAAAACGGCAAAACGGTAACCCGGACCCTGGCCAAAGATCGGATCTACACAGCTAAAGATGGTTCAGAACTTCGCCTGCATGGCCGGAGTTTGTTGCTGGTTCGAAATGTCGGTCATCTGATGACAACCGGCGCTGTGCTTTACGGAGATGGTATTGAAGCGCCTGAAGGTATTCTGGATGCACTGATGACTACCGCCTGCGCCCTTCACAACTTGAAAGGGTCGACAGAATATAAAAACAGCCGGGCAGGCAGTGTCTATATTGTGAAGCCGAAAATGCACGGCCCTGAAGAAGCGGCCTTTACCAATGATCTTTTCAACGCGGTAGAGGATGAGCTTGGGCTTGCCAGAAACACGGTTAAAGTCGGTGTGATGGATGAGGAACGCCGGACAACCGTTAATCTGAAGGAATGTATTCGGGCGGTATCAGAGCGGATTTTCTTCATTAACACGGGCTTCCTGGATCGGACCGGTGATGAAATTCATACCAGCATGCTGGCCGGTGCATTTTTGCGCAAAGATGATTGCAAGGCGGAGCCATGGATTGCCGCTTATGAGGACTGGAACGTGGATATCGGTCTTGAGGTTGGCCTGCCTGGTCATGCCCAGATTGGTAAAGGCATGTGGGCAAAGCCTGATGAAATGGCGGAAATGATGGCAACCAAGCAGGGCCATCCGATGGCTGGTGCCAACTGCGCCTGGGTTCCTTCCCCAACAGCGGCAACCCTGCATGCCATTCATTATCATCAGATCTCTGTTGCAGATCGGCAGGCTGAACTGAAATCCCGTGGCCGGGCCAGTCTGGATGCGATCCTGACACCACCCTTGATGAAGGGGCAAAACCTGTCACCGGATGAAGTCACCGCAGAACTTGAAAATAACGCGCAAGGTATTCTGGGGTATGTGGTTCGCTGGATTGATCAGGGCGTTGGTTGTTCCAAGGTCCCCGACATTCATGATGTGGGATTGATGGAAGATCGGGCAACTTTGCGGATCTCCAGCCAGCATATTGCGAATTGGCTCTGTCATGGTGTCTGCAGTGAGGCAGAGGTCACAGCCGTGATGAAACGGATGGCGGAAGTCGTGGACAAGCAAAATGCCGGTGATCCTCTTTATGAGCCGATGGCTTCAAATTTTGAAGGGTCTATTGCGTTTCAGGCTGCGATGGATCTTGTATTCCAGGGGCAATCTCAGCCGAGTGGGTATACGGAGCCTATCTTGCATGCCCGCCGCATTGAGAAGAAATCGCAAAAGTAGAATTAAGGACGCAAGTCGAGGGGGAATACTGAATTCCCCCTTTTTCATGCTTTTGTTGCCCGGAAAACATAATTTCCGCTTTCCGTCTTAAAAGTCTTGATTATGGGGGTTTCTAACGCCTATAAACTAAACATGTGCTCAGAAGCGCATATAGACGAAAAGTACTGGGAGAGATTTTTCGTGTCATCAAAGAATAGTGTACGCAAGTCGGATGAGAGTGCTCATGCCGCGATGGACCTCGGTGCCCTTGAGCATAACGTAGGGTACTATATGAGGAAGGCTGTTCTTGCAGCCCAGAGTAGTTTTCTAAAAGAAACGGGTGTGAAATTGATGACCGGGCAATATTCCGTCATGGAAATTATTGCCAATAATCCCGGCAGAACCCAATCGGCGATAGCCTGGGCTGCGGGTCTTGATCGCTCCTCCCTTGTTCCAATTCTGAACCAGTTTGAAAAGAACGGTTTCATCAAAAAAGAACAGGTCGCCAACGACAAGCGGGCTTATGCGGTTTCTTTAACTGCGGCCGGCGAGAAAGAGCTTGCGGACCTGCGGGTGAAGATTGAGGAGATGGAGCAGCTTTTTATCAAGGGAATGGGCGCGCGAAACCACAAGCAGTTGATCAATCTGCTGAAGAAGTTTCTGGATACCCTTTAGAAGCTAAATCACCCCCGATTCGATTAAACTTTAAAGTTGCAATTTTTGCGTGCGCTTAGCATTAAGCGTGTAGGTTGTATGCGCAACAAGATCTGGTAGGTCGACTAATTCAGATACATAGGCCTTATCTGAATTAAACTTTAAAAGTGTTATTTATGGCTATAAATCTATCTTAAGGCTTGAAGCTTCTTACCGCAGGGGCATACTTCTTTTCAGTCACCCAACGACAGAGGAGGAGTTGATGCTCAGGGATTTTAACACAGCTTTGCGGGTCCGAACTGCATACGCAAACTTGATGAATTCGATCTCTATGATTGCGTCGGTCTTCTTTCTTTTAAGTTCGGTATATTTCTTCGCGACAGAAGCCTCTGCAGATAAACAGCTTGTGTCTTCTTCGAGCGTTTGCGAAAGCTCCTATATCAACTGAGGAAATTTCCTTACTCCAGAGCTTTGAAAATTAGAAAAACACACATTTCCTTAAGGATTTTCCCCTAAACCAAGCTGAAAGTACTATGTATTACGGAAGGTTTGGGCTTGTCCCAGTGTGAAATGTCTGAAAATTTATCTGAGTTAGAGAAATATAGGGCGCAGGCGGTCGGAACAAATGTAAACGCAACGTCCCTTCTGGCGACTGATTACCTCAATCATTTTAACGAGGCCTTGATGCTTGCCGAAATGCTGGTGGATATGCCGGACCTGGCAGATGAGTTCGCAGCATGGGATCCAAAGCTCTACAAAGAACATTTTGAAAGCAGCGGGATTGCCGATAAGGAACTGGCTATCGCCGCTTATGACCACTGTCCCAAGGAATATAAAGCTCCCTTCGACAGCACGGTTGCAAAAATCAACAGACAGCTTGTTCTGTTACAGAAGTCCCTGTTGACGGATCGCGCTGCATTGGAAGCCGGTGAAAAATCTGCGTTTCTGGAAGCTAAATGTAACCTTATTCGCAAATTGATTGACCGGGCTGCCGGAATTATCAATGGACAGCTGCTTTTGGAAGGTCCGGAAGAAATTCCTGATAAACCCTCTCGTCGGGGCTTGCCTGAAACTGGTCAGCAAAAGGTTGTCGAAGTTGAAACAGGTAGTACACTTGGTCAGGCAGATATTGATGCCCTCTTTGATTAAGGTTCGGATGAAACTCAGATTTCACACAATTCTGGCCAGCTTTCTGGCTTTTTGTCTGATCAGTGTATTTCCAGCTGTCTCAAGAGCGAACGTCGATTTTTGTAAAGAAACCAGTTTCCGGCCCAATGTGTCCTTTAAACATGAAAATGTGCAGACACAGCTTATTCGCAGTAAATCCCCGCGCCAGATAACCCAGCTTTCGGCCAATCGGTTGGACTATCAGCATTCGGATGAGACAGTCTTACTGGGTTTGGCGCTTACAGAGGTCGCGCATCCCATTCGGATTGAAACCCGTAGTCAGCAAATTGGGAATAAACATTGTGTTTGGCTGGTCAATGTCGAGATGACATTTGGACAGCGCCGCAGCGAAGTATATGTCGCCAATAAGTACAAAGCCGGTAGTTGTCCTTTCCGGGCAATTTTACGTCATGAAAACCAGCATATGGACATTAACCTGAAAGTTCAGACGAAATATGCGGCTAAAATTGAGCAGGCGCTTCATAACATGGCATTGGCGTTAAAACCGTTTTACACAACAAGCCCTAAAAAGGCCCCGCAGCTGTTCGGCTCCCAGATCCAGGCAAACCTGAAACCCTACCTGGAGGCGTTCTATGAGGAACGTCAGCGAGAAAACGCTAAAATCGATACGGCCCGGAGCTATCAGAATGTTCGCAGCCAATGCGCGAAATGGTAGAAAGCTGTTTGCCTTTTATTAATGTCTCTCTGGTTTAATCACCCGTCAGTGTTCGAATGGACAGATTTGAGTTCCTTTTGAAAGAGAAGGCAGTTTTATGATTATTGGTAAAGATATTCACCAGATGCTGAATGAGCTTGATATGCAACGGGCTCGTGAACTGGGTGAGGCGCCGAAAAACTATACAGAAAATAGAAAATATCGGCGGAGCCGTGTGGTTTGGGAAGCCCAGGTTAAAGTTTACTTCAATGACATTACCCTCAAGAGCGAAGTGCGGGAAGTCCATGGGGTTGTCCGGGATATCTCGGCAAATGGGGCGCGATTGGACCTGGATCAGCCTATTATTGAAAAAGTTGGCTTGGTTCTGGTTATTCCAAAACTCGGTAAATTCCCATGCGAGACGATGTGGTGCAAAGGGAAACAGGTGGGGATCCAGTTCAAGGATTCTCCGGATAACGTCTTTCAGCATCTGATCAAGGTTCTGCCCAACGCGTAAGGCGCCTATTTGAATGATAGATCAGCGGTTCGGTACATCTTCGGTTCTGCTTTATGACCCCCAATCTACCCTGCGACACAACACACGTGTCGCTCTTTTGGATTTGGGGTTTGGCGAGGTTGAGGCTGTTCAGAATTGGTCTGAATTTCTGCAAATGGCGGAGAAAAACTCCTACGATCTTATTGTTGGGGATCTTGTGACTAGAGAAGGGTCGCTGGAGCAAATCATCAAGAGAGTGCGGCACAACGATCTGGGGTCCAATCCTTTTGTGAACATCATCGTCACGCTGTGGCACACGACACCGGAATCTGTAAATGAGGGGATCCAGGCGGGTGCAGATGATATTCTCTCTCGCCCCATGTCGGCCAACCAGCTGTCTGACCGGGTACATGGGCTGATCACTGCGCGTAAACCCTTTATTGTCACTGAAGATTATATCGGCCCAGACCGGCGTCAGATCGTTCGTGGGCTGTCACAGCCGGGCCTGATGGTGGTTCCAAATTCCCTGAAGGCGAAAGTCGAAAATCGTCCGGAGTTTGATGCAACCCCTGAAAATATCGAACTTGCCCTCTCAGCGGTGAAGGATCGACAGGTCTCCATCTTAACAGAGCAGTTTCTTCGGCTTTCCACCAAAGTCATGGGTCTTGGGACTGAACTTCAGGATATTGACGCTCGTCATGAAATGATCGGTCATATGATCGAGATGAACAATAATCTGCAAAAAATTGTTTTTGGAACTGAATATGCCCATATCGAAGCATTGATTAGTGCGTTTGATGATGTCCTCAGCCGGATCAAGGCCTCAGTAAAACCTTTGTCGGAGCAGGATCAGGAACTGATGTTTCAAATTCCGTTTGCGATCCATACGGCCTGTAAAGAAGTTCGCCATTCGGCCAGCCTTGCCTTCGATATCGAACAGGTTTCCCAGCAACTTCGCGGGACCGGAACCAGCTAGTCATCTCTTTGCCACCTTTACTTTTTAGTGTGAAAAGGTATGTCTTATTAAATGGTTCGATTTTTTCCGGGAAAGGTAGTTTAAATGATCCAATTCTCTCGTTTAAAAGTGTGTCTGTTAAGCGGGATATTGGTTTTAATTCTCGGATTACCTTTAACCTTTGCCCAAGAGCTCACCTTTTTCCGAATAGGGACAGGATCAAGCTCGGGAACCTATTTCCCCATTGGCACCTTAATCGGTGCGACAATTACAGGACCGCCCGGTAGCCGCCCATGCGAAGACGGAGGCTCCTGCGGTGTTCCAGGCTTGATTGCCGCGGCCCAGACAACACGGGGGTCTGTTGTTAATATCCGCGCCGTTCTAAAAGGGGAGCTTGAATCTGCGCTCGCCCAATCGGATCTTATCTATGCAGCCTATTACGGGACAGGATCGTTCGAAAACCAGAAGCCCTCTGGCAAATCGCTTCGAGTGATTGCCAACCTCTATCCTGAAGATGTGCATCTGGTTATCCGAAAAGCTGCTGGTATCAAAAGTTTTGAAGACCTCAAAGGCAAGCGGATTTCCATAGATCTGCCGGGATCTGGCACGCGCCTGAATGCAATTAACATCCTGAAAGCTTATGGGATAGGGAGCAGCGACTATGAAGCGGTCGATGCAAACGCGGATAAGGCGCTGGCTTTATTGCAGTCTGGCAAGCTGGATGCGTTCTTTTTTATCGCGGGCTATCCGGTCAATGCAGTGTCGGAGCTTGCGAAACAGGATCTCGTGGATTTGCTTCCCATTGACGGAGCGTTGGCGAAGAAGATTACCAATCTCTATGAGTTTTTTACGGTGTCCCAAATTCCGGAAGGAACCTATCAGGGGATTGAAAAAACATCGACATTGGCGGTCAGCACCCAGTGGATTGTCAACGCTTCCATGTCTGAGGAATTGGCTTACGGACTGGCAAAATCCCTGTGGCACCCGCGTAATCGGGTGCTGCTTGACAGTGGCCATGTGAAAGGGAAATTGATCCGGTATGAAAATTCCCGCAAAGGGGTCGGGATCCCAATTCACGCCGGGGCTCAAAAATATTATGAAGAAAGAGACGAGAGATCTCAATAAGAGTTTGAAGCCTTTGAGCAACTGCCGCTGAAAGCAGTTGTTGAGACGTCCATCCTTTGATAATTTGCGGACAACAAACAAGGAGAATTCCGTGGTCCCCTATATTTCAACTTCCGAAGACATTGTATCCAAGCCTATTCATGCCGTCCTGATTGATAAGTATGACGGTTGGCTCAAAAAGCAGACGGATTTTGTTAAAAAATGGCTGGATCAGCACGGATTTGAAGCCAAGGATGGCAAATTTATTGCCCTTCCAGATGAAAGTGGGGCAATTGCCTCCATTCTTTTTGTGCATGCGAAAGAGGACTGGCATATTTGGTCACTGGCTGCTCTTCCAACTGCAATTCCAGTTGGCGCCTATCACCTGGAAGGGAAGGTTAAACCAAAGCAGGCCACTGACATTGCCATCGGCTGGTCATTGGCGACATACAAGTTTGACCGCTACAAGAAAAGCGAGAAGAAATTCGCGACCCTGATGTTACCCGCGGGCGCGGATCTTGAGCATGTGGAGCGAACTGTTTATGGCACCAATCTGGCCCGTGAACTGATCAACATCCCAACTGCCGATATGGGGCCGAAAGCGCTGGAAGGTGCCGCCTCGCAAATCGCGGGAGAGTTTGAAGCCCGTCAGATGAACATCATCGGCGATGATCTTTTGACCTACCATTTCCCAATGGTTCATGCCGTCGGCCGCGCTTCAGACCAGGCGCCAAGACTTGTAGACATGGTGTGGGGTGATGCAGATGCGCCAAAGGTCACTATTGTGGGCAAAGGCGTGTGCTTTGATACAGGTGGACTGGATCTGAAGCCCTCCTCAGCCATGTTGCTGATGAAGAAGGATATGGGCGGGGCCGCAATGGCACTTGGTCTTGCGCATATGATCATGCATGCCAATTTGCCGGTTCGTCTTCGGGTTTTGATCCCGGCTGTTGAAAATGCGGTGTCTGGAAATGCCTTTAGACCAGGCGATATCCTGACCAGCCGCGCAGGCATTACGGTTGAGATTGGTAATACGGATGCAGAAGGCCGGTTGATCCTTGCCGATGCTCTGACAGCAGCGGATGAGGAAGAGCCGGATCTGTTGATTGATTTCGCGACCCTGACTGGTGCTGCACGCGTTGCCGTCGGAACGGAGCTTGCGGCGACTTTCACCGATGATGATGAGCTTTATAACCTGATTTACAGCAAATCCGTCGCGGAGAAAGATCCGGTATGGCGGCTGCCGCTTTGGGATGAATACCGGAGCCTGATCGATAGCCCGATTGCGGATATCAATAATGCTGGAAGCTCTTCCTTTGCAGGGGCTATTACGGCCGGATTGTTCCTCAAGGATTTTGTCAAGAATGCCAAAAGCTGGGTGCATTTCGACATTATGGCCTACAACAACCGGGAGCGTCCCGGTCGCCCACAAGGAGGCGAAGCCTATGGCATCCGGACCATGTTTGAAGTGATCAAGGAGCGCTTTGGCGGGTAAGTTATCGTTCCGTCAGGGCCAATTTAGCGCTCAAGGCAACAAAGACACCGGCCAAACCCCTGTTAAACCATTTCAGGAAACTGGGCCGACTGAGGATGTGCCGGCTGAGTGTGGCGGCAAACAGACCGTAAATCACGAAAACACCAAATGTCAGCAGCATGAACACCAGTCCTAACACGCCCATATCCTGAGACGGTGTGGGCGTTCCGGGTAAAATAAACTGGGGCAGAAATGCCAAAAAGAAAATGGACAGTTTCGGGTTCAGGATATTGATCAGGAACCCAGTCGAAATCAGCTTGCCAATGCTTCTGGATTTTTCAGCTTCTGACGATTGCAGGGAAATTGTCCCGTTCCCCTTTAAAACCTGCCAGGCGAGATAGAGCAGATAGGCCACGCCGGCATATTTGATGCTTTCAAACAAAAGGGCACTGGTATGCAGAATGGCTGCCAGTCCCAAAATACTGGCCAACAGGTGGGGGATAATTCCCATTGTACATCCAAATGCCGCGGCGATAGAAGCCGAGCGGCCTTTCGAGAGTCCAATGGCAACCGTGTATATGACGCCCGTACCCGGTGCCAGAACAACGATTAGTGCGGTTAGAAGAAATTCTGGGGACATAAGGGATATTCCGTCATTTGACCGGGAAGCTGATCATATGATGGGGCGCGGAGTAGGAGAATGTCAACTCTGTTACGCTTGCGAAATAAACCTGTTTGTGGGATACTCTGCTAATGCAAGCAACCTCAACAACACAAGCCACACTTAATATGTGGAAACAGGCCCTCGGCCAACTGGTTAGCCGTCAGGGGCCGGACTTGTCATCTCGACAGATGGCGATTTTGCTGATTGTTTATCTGGAAGACCCGCCGCATACAGTTCGCGGATTGGCCGCCCGCTTGAAAATCTCCAAGCCTGCGGTTACCCGTGCTTTGGACAGTCTCGGGAAGTTAGAGCTTTTGAAGCGCAAACCTGATGAAAAGGATATGCGGTCCGTCAATGTGGTGCGGACGGTTAAGGGCTCGGTTTATCTCAGTGAGATCGCTGAAGTCATTGAAAAAGCGGCGTGGGAAAACCTGGGCGGAACCTGATTTTCCCCTATAGCTTTAGTACCCGCGATCTACATCGACCTGATTGAGCAGTTTCTCACCATTTCTGGCGCGAATGATATTTTGCGCAACAAGGGCGGCAACCCGGTTTGGGGCTGCAATACTTGCCACATGCGGGGTGATGCGGATTTTCTCGTGGCTCCAAAGTGGGCTGTCTTCAGGAAGCGGCTCTGTCCGAAATACATCCAGCGTTGCACATGACATATGTCCACTGTCCAGGGCCTTGATCAGATCCTCTTCAACAAGGTGAGGGCCGCGTCCTGGATTGATCAGGGACGCACCTTCAGGCAGTTTTGCAAAAAGATCGGCGTTCAAAATACCTTCTGTTTCCTCAGTCAATGGAAGCAGGCAAACCAGGATCTCGACTTCAGACAGGAACTGATCCAGCTCCCCCGCTCCAGCATAGCTTTTGACCGATGGAATTTCTTTCTTGCTGCGGCTCCAGCCTGACACCTGAAAGCCGAGGGAAGCCAGCGTTTTGGCGGCATGATTACCCAGAGCACCTAGTCCCAGGATACCGACTTTTCGGGCTGTTGCGGCTGGCGGATGATGGACTTTCCAAACTTTTTGCCGCTGTTGATGATCATATGTGAGCTGATCCCGGTGATGGTTCAGCACATGCTGGACCACATATTCGGTCATACGCGCGCTCAATTCATCATCCACTACGCGCGCTAGCGGAACATGCTTTGGAAAAGTTGGATCTTTGAAAAAGTGATCGACACCTGCCCCTAAGGAAAAAATAGCCTTCAGGTTCTTGAAACGGGCGAGCTCACCTTCTGGCATGTTGAAGCAGAGCGCAAATTCAATGTCATCAGGATTACCAACGTCAGGGTGAAAACGCATTTCCAGATCCGGAACATGCTTCGCCATTTCAGCGCGCCACCAATCGTCACGTTTGATGGAACTGTGGAAAATGAGTGCCATTAGGGGTCTCCAGTTTCTTATTTGTTTTATGTAGCCAGATCGAAGGCGGCTTTCATGAGTTTCCTGGTGTAGTCAGTTGTTGGATTGTCAAAGATTTGATGGGCGGAGCCCTGCTCGACAACCTGACCGTCCTTCATAACCAGAACCTCATCGGCAAGTGCCTTGACGACTTTCAAGTCATGACTGATGAAGAGATAGGAGAGATTATATTTTTTCTGCAAGTCCCGCAACAGATCAACGATTTGAGCCTGGACAGACATATCCAGTGCTGAAGTTGGTTCATCCAGAACAATAAACCGGGGTTTGAGGATCAGGGCACGGGCAATGGAGATCCGTTGGCGCTGCCCTCCGGAAAATTCATGGGGATAGCGATCCTGAGCGGAGCCATCGATCCCGACCTCTTCAAGGGTCTTGGCGATCAGCTCCCGTCGCTCTTGCCGATTTCCCTTACCCTGATGAACCAGCAGGCCTTCTTCAATAATCTGCCCGACAGAGAGACGGGGGCTTAAGCTGGAATAGGGATCCTGGAACACAATCTGAATTTCTGATCGCAGAGGCCGCAGTTCTTTCCATTGCTTTGACTGGATCGAATTGCCGTTATAGAGGATATCGCCTTCCGATTTCAGCAATCGCAAAAGCGCAAGGCCAAGGGTGGACTTGCCAGAGCCGCTTTCACCCACGACACCAACTGTATGCCCCTCTCGGACATTGACCGAAATGTCGTCAACGGCCCGAACATAATCCACGGTGCGTTTCAAAAGTCCCTTTTTGATTGGGAAGTAGACTTTGACATTCTTGCCTTCGATGACAGATTTCGCCTCTGGATCCTTGGATGAGGGAAGGCCTTTGGGCTCCGCACCCAATAGCATTTTTGTGTAAGGATGCTCAGGGTCAGTGAAGATTTTTTCGGTCGGGCCTGCCTCAACAACCTCACCTTTGGTCATAATGCAGATCTTTTTGGCCATCTTCCGGACAATACCAAGATCATGGGTGATGAGCAGGATTGCCATGCCCAACCGTTCCTGAAGGTCTTTCAACAGCTCCAGAATCTGAGCCTGGATCGTGACATCAAGGGCCGTGGTCGGCTCGTCCGCAATCAACAAATCTGGCTCATTTGCCAGCGCCATGGCAATCATCACCCGTTGCCGTTGCCCACCGGAAAGCTGATGGGGAAAGGCGTTGAGGCGATCTTCTGTTGCAGGGAGGCCAACAAGTTCCAACAGCTCTTTCACTCGAGCGCTCGCCTCAGCCTTGCTGTAGCCCTTGTGAACCAGCAGGGTTTCATTGATCTGTTTCTCAATAGTGTGAAGCGGGTTCAGGGAGGTCATGGGCTCCTGAAAGATCATGGAGATCTTATTGCCTCGGATCTTGTGAAGGTCCTGAAAGGGCGCCCCGATTACATTCTGGCCATCAATAAGGATTTCCCCATGGGGATGTGATGCCAACGGATAAGGGAGCAGCTGCAGAATACTCAGCGCTGTAATGGATTTACCCGACCCACTTTCGCCCACAAGCGCAAGGGTTTCCCCATGCTCGATATCAAAGGAGACATGTTTTACCGCAGGAACCTGTTCACCCTTAACCCGAAAGGAAATTGCCAGATCTTTAACAGAAACAAACGCCATCAGTTAAACGTCTTTCTGGGATCAAACGCGTCCCGAATTCCTTCTTGCATGAAGAAGGCGAGTGTCAACATGACAGAGAGCACCATGAAGGCAGTGATACCGAGCCAGGGCGCCTGCAGGTTTGCCTTGCCCTGTGCCAGGAGTTCACCGAGGGAGGGTGATCCCGGCGGCAGTCCAAGCCCGAGGAAGTCAAGCGAGGTGAGGCTGACAATGGAGCCTGTCAGGATAAAGGGCATGAAGGTGAGGGCGGAGACCATGGAGTTGGGCAATAGATGCTTGAACATGATCACGCTATCGCGGACCCCAAGAGCTCGTGCCGCCCGCACATAATCAAAGTTGCGGGACCTTAGAAATTCCGCGCGCACCACACCCACCAGGCTGGGCCAGCTAAAGAGTAGGAGAAGAACCAGCAGGATCAGGAAGCTTGGCTCAATCAGGGCGGCGAGAATAATTAGAATGTAGAGGCTTGGCATTCCGCCCCAAATTTCCAGAAGGCGCTGGAATATAAGGTCGGTCATACCCCCAAAATAGCCCTGAACTGCGCCTGCGGCGATACCAATAATGGAGCTGAGAATGGTGAGGATAAGACCGAAAGCCACCGAAATTCGGTAGCCATAGATTACCCTTGCCAGAACGTCGCGGCCCTGATCATCTGTTCCGAGCCAGTTTTCACTATCAGGCGGGCTTGGGGCCGGGGATTTCAAATCATAATTGATTGTGGTGTAGCTGTAGCGAATGAGGGGCCAGACTGTCCAGCCATCTGCCTCCTTAATCAGGTCCATGACGAACGGATCGCGGTAATCCGCTTCCGTTTCAAAGTCACCGCCAAAGGTTGTTTCCGGATAAGTCACCAGAAAAGGGGTATAAAGTTCCCCTTCGTAGGAGATCAGCAGGGGCTTGTCATTGGCGATCAACTCGG contains the following coding sequences:
- a CDS encoding MarR family winged helix-turn-helix transcriptional regulator — translated: MQATSTTQATLNMWKQALGQLVSRQGPDLSSRQMAILLIVYLEDPPHTVRGLAARLKISKPAVTRALDSLGKLELLKRKPDEKDMRSVNVVRTVKGSVYLSEIAEVIEKAAWENLGGT
- a CDS encoding 2-hydroxyacid dehydrogenase, encoding MALIFHSSIKRDDWWRAEMAKHVPDLEMRFHPDVGNPDDIEFALCFNMPEGELARFKNLKAIFSLGAGVDHFFKDPTFPKHVPLARVVDDELSARMTEYVVQHVLNHHRDQLTYDHQQRQKVWKVHHPPAATARKVGILGLGALGNHAAKTLASLGFQVSGWSRSKKEIPSVKSYAGAGELDQFLSEVEILVCLLPLTEETEGILNADLFAKLPEGASLINPGRGPHLVEEDLIKALDSGHMSCATLDVFRTEPLPEDSPLWSHEKIRITPHVASIAAPNRVAALVAQNIIRARNGEKLLNQVDVDRGY
- a CDS encoding ABC transporter ATP-binding protein, which produces MAFVSVKDLAISFRVKGEQVPAVKHVSFDIEHGETLALVGESGSGKSITALSILQLLPYPLASHPHGEILIDGQNVIGAPFQDLHKIRGNKISMIFQEPMTSLNPLHTIEKQINETLLVHKGYSKAEASARVKELLELVGLPATEDRLNAFPHQLSGGQRQRVMIAMALANEPDLLIADEPTTALDVTIQAQILELLKDLQERLGMAILLITHDLGIVRKMAKKICIMTKGEVVEAGPTEKIFTDPEHPYTKMLLGAEPKGLPSSKDPEAKSVIEGKNVKVYFPIKKGLLKRTVDYVRAVDDISVNVREGHTVGVVGESGSGKSTLGLALLRLLKSEGDILYNGNSIQSKQWKELRPLRSEIQIVFQDPYSSLSPRLSVGQIIEEGLLVHQGKGNRQERRELIAKTLEEVGIDGSAQDRYPHEFSGGQRQRISIARALILKPRFIVLDEPTSALDMSVQAQIVDLLRDLQKKYNLSYLFISHDLKVVKALADEVLVMKDGQVVEQGSAHQIFDNPTTDYTRKLMKAAFDLAT
- a CDS encoding ABC transporter permease, coding for MALSPLNQRRLENFKANRRGYYSMLLFLGLFVISLFAELIANDKPLLISYEGELYTPFLVTYPETTFGGDFETEADYRDPFVMDLIKEADGWTVWPLIRYSYTTINYDLKSPAPSPPDSENWLGTDDQGRDVLARVIYGYRISVAFGLILTILSSIIGIAAGAVQGYFGGMTDLIFQRLLEIWGGMPSLYILIILAALIEPSFLILLVLLLLFSWPSLVGVVRAEFLRSRNFDYVRAARALGVRDSVIMFKHLLPNSMVSALTFMPFILTGSIVSLTSLDFLGLGLPPGSPSLGELLAQGKANLQAPWLGITAFMVLSVMLTLAFFMQEGIRDAFDPRKTFN